The nucleotide window TGGCCACGTCCTGCGCGACCACTTGGGCACGTAAATCGCCGAGCACTTGGTCGGGCGCGCGTACATTGGCGCGAAGCAACGCCACAAGCGTCTCATCGATCACTCCTTCGTCATAGAACTTCATATAGGGAATAAGGACACCCTCTTCGTAAATGCTCTCTCCCTCAGGGCTGAAACCGCGCCCGCCCACATCGGCAACGTGACAGGTGGAGGCAAAATAACCGATAAATTGCTCTTTGAAGAATACAGGCGTTACGATGGTTATATCCAACAGATGGCCCGATATTTCATAAGGGTTATTTCCAATGAGGACATCCCCTTCTCTTAATGTCTCCCCCGGTATATTTTCCAAAAAATACCGCACACCGGTGGCCATGGAATTGATATGTCCCGGCGTTCCCGTTTGCGCTTGCGCAATCATATCTCCATTTTTATTGAACAAACCGGCCGACAAGTCATTCGCATCGGACAAAATACTCGTAAAGGAGGTCCGGATCAATGTTTTCGCCTGCTCTTCAAGCAAAGTGACGAGACGGTTCCAAAGCACCTCCAATTGAATCGGATCAAACATGCGCCCCCTCCTTTATCATCCATAAGTTGGATAATTCATCTACTTTTAAAAGAAAACCGGGGTTGACGACGAGCGTCGATTCCCGTTCTTCCACGATAGCGGGACCGTTGAACTCCACCCCCGGGGCAAGGGTTGCCCGTTCGTAGACAGGTGTCTGCCGAAAAGATTTATATGTCCGAAAATAAACGTCGCGGTACGCTTTCGGACTAGCAACTGCCGTCGCTTGATTTTCCGACGCCCGGAGATAAATGTGCGGTTCGGGGCCACGCACAACGACCCGCCAATTCAATGCTTCCATCGCCATCTCCTCATTCGCTTCGGCGTAACGTTTCGCATACTCCGTTTTAAAGTTTTCCGTAATCTCGGCAACACTTTGGACCGTAAGTTCGCCGGCGGGAATGGGCACGCTAATCTCGTGCGTTTGCCCGGCGTATTTCATTTCCGCATACCGCAAGATTTCAATCTCTTCTGTCACACCCGCTTGCGCGAGCAGCGTCTTTCCATCACGTTCCATTTCCTCAAACAAAGCCATGACTGCTTTCCAAACCATTGTGTCTAGCCTCCCGTGAAAACTACGGACAAAATCAAACGCGAGGGCTGATGTGAGAAAACCGAAAGCCGAATTCACACCGGCGCCAATCGGCAGCAACACCGTGTCCACACCTAAAATCTCCGCCACGTGACTGATATGCACCGGACCGGCACCGCCGGAGGCAAAAAGCGGATAGTCACGAATATCCTTACCCTTTTCAACAGCATGAATGCGGCTTGCACTCGCCATATTTTCATTCACGACTTCGTGAATGCCCCATGCCGCTTCCACTACACCTAACCCGAGCGGCTTGGCAACTTCCTTTTCAATGGCCGCATACGCCCGCGCTTTATTCAACGGCATATTTCCGCCGAGAAAATAATCCGGATTTAAATAACCAAGGATGAGATCGGCATCGGTAACCGTTGGCCGCGTGCCGCCCAAATCATAACTGGCCGGCCCCGGGTTGGAACTGGCGCTCTCAGGACCCACTTTCAAAAGACCAAGGCGATTGACATGCGCGATGCTTCCGCCGCCGGCGCCGATTTCAATCATTTCCACGACCGGCACTTTCACCGGCATGCCGCTCCCCTTCATGAACCGCTCCGCACGACCGACTTCAAATTCATTCGTCGTGAGCGGTTTTCCATCATCGACGAGGCTTGCTTTTGCCGTTGTCCCGCCCATATCGAATACAAGCAATTGGCCAAGGCGACTGCGCTCGCTGTAATAAGCACCGGCAATCGTCCCGCCGACAGGCCCGGACTCAAGAATGCGAATGGGAAAGCGCGTCGCCGTCTCAACCGTACACGTCCCCCCACCCGAGAGCATCATGAGAAAATTTCCGGAAAATCCTCTCGCTTGCAAGGCATTTTCCAATTTACCCAAATAGCGTTGCACGAGGGGTTGCACAAATACATTCGCCACTGTTGTGGACGTGCGCGGATACTCACGGATTTCGGGCGAAACTTCGCCGGAAAGAGAGACGTACAGATCCGGTGCCACTTCTTCGGCTATTTCACGTACGCGAGTTTCATGCGCCATATTCCGATAGCTATGTAAAAAACAAACGGCTACAGCTTCCACACCATCCTCCCTAAGCCGACGAAAGGTTTCTTTTACCCCCGTTTCATCGAGGGCTTCCATTACTGTTCCATCATTCAAGATCCGTTCTTTTACAGTATACCGTAGTTCCCGCGGAACGAGGGGAAACGGATTTTCTACAAAAAGATCATAGAGGTCGTAGCGACTCTCGGTAGCGATTTCCAGTTGATCCCGAAACCCTTCGGTAGTGATTAATGCCGTTTTCGCCCCCTTTCGCTCAATCAGAGCATTCACTACAAGCGTTGTGCCATGAATGATCGTATCAATGTCTTCATAACGATACCCAAATTTTTGTAAATTATCTTCCAATCCGTCAATAAACCCGTCCGAAGGATCCGGATACGTTGTCAACGTTTTTCCAAACGACCGGTTTCCTTTGCTCTCGAGAAAAACAAAATCGGTGAACGTTCCGCCAATGTCAACACCAACTTTAATCGATGTCATACACGGACCTCCTCTCTGTATGTAGTTTCTCGATGAAAGGTACAAAATCCTTTATTTCAGGCATTAGAAAACTTGGCTTTTCGCCAAGCTTTTATGGCGAGATCCTTCGCCCAACTTATGCAGGTAATAACGTTGATTTACACTTTCTTACCTGCCCAAAAAAGCGCCCAGGATAGAATCGGGCGCCCGATGGTATTATTCTAAACGTTGTAAGCTGCGTGGCCACTCGACCGATGCACCGCCATTAATTGCGGACTTTCGAAACTTCCCCGATCGTGAAACGCGCCTACGATCCAATCCAATTCAATCGCTCTTTTGATTGCATGTGTACGGTCTTTGGCATTGATTTTTTTTATAATTTGACTTACATGATTGTTGACGGTTGATTTGGCAAGATAAGCATTTTCCGCAATTTTTAGATTGCTTTTCCCTTCTAAAATTCCTTGCAAAATACGGCATTCAGCAGGGCTGAGTTTCGAAGAGGCTTTT belongs to Salicibibacter cibi and includes:
- a CDS encoding hydantoinase/oxoprolinase family protein; this encodes MTSIKVGVDIGGTFTDFVFLESKGNRSFGKTLTTYPDPSDGFIDGLEDNLQKFGYRYEDIDTIIHGTTLVVNALIERKGAKTALITTEGFRDQLEIATESRYDLYDLFVENPFPLVPRELRYTVKERILNDGTVMEALDETGVKETFRRLREDGVEAVAVCFLHSYRNMAHETRVREIAEEVAPDLYVSLSGEVSPEIREYPRTSTTVANVFVQPLVQRYLGKLENALQARGFSGNFLMMLSGGGTCTVETATRFPIRILESGPVGGTIAGAYYSERSRLGQLLVFDMGGTTAKASLVDDGKPLTTNEFEVGRAERFMKGSGMPVKVPVVEMIEIGAGGGSIAHVNRLGLLKVGPESASSNPGPASYDLGGTRPTVTDADLILGYLNPDYFLGGNMPLNKARAYAAIEKEVAKPLGLGVVEAAWGIHEVVNENMASASRIHAVEKGKDIRDYPLFASGGAGPVHISHVAEILGVDTVLLPIGAGVNSAFGFLTSALAFDFVRSFHGRLDTMVWKAVMALFEEMERDGKTLLAQAGVTEEIEILRYAEMKYAGQTHEISVPIPAGELTVQSVAEITENFKTEYAKRYAEANEEMAMEALNWRVVVRGPEPHIYLRASENQATAVASPKAYRDVYFRTYKSFRQTPVYERATLAPGVEFNGPAIVEERESTLVVNPGFLLKVDELSNLWMIKEGAHV